From one Pseudoliparis swirei isolate HS2019 ecotype Mariana Trench chromosome 5, NWPU_hadal_v1, whole genome shotgun sequence genomic stretch:
- the LOC130194207 gene encoding uncharacterized protein LOC130194207: MLRFKTVMPRRKLSIMNLFKGNSADSKVYYECSQQHRTRQEIGGRDQDRSESKHETNGNTWWRQEASSPQHHLKNWKVSTAPIISRVLWRWGPYSHNFHVKEPVEQEGSAFSPYNVMLWVVASLLTLVEDVFSEEEKKEAQSDLLRVLRQPSLSPAEDLEQDSRVHTPWPKALEEWSLMQEEGIQQSRWQRSPRDPNSPRTSRRNRKKTKSSHDCHLERKQMRVRDLGLGYDSDEIVLFKYCVGTCHSARKNYDLALKSMMDNGSISGKKVSGHPCCRPTRYATVSFMDTQTTWQTIKWLSAANCSCVG, translated from the exons ATGTTGAGGTTTAAGACTGTGATGCCCCGCAGGAAGCTCAGCATCATGAACCTGTTCAAAGGG AACAGTGCAGACAGTAAGGTCTACTACGAGTGCAGCCAGCAACACCGGACCAGACAGGAGATCGGTGGCCGAGACCAAGACAGGTCAGAGTCAAAACACGAGACAA aTGGAAACACCTGGTGGAGGCAGGAGGCGTCGAGTCCCCAGCATCACCTGAAAAACTGGAAGGTGAGCACTGCTCCCATTATATCCAGGGT GCTGTGGAGATGGGGCCCCTATAGTCACAATTTCCATGTCAAAGAGCCGGTGGAACAGGAAGGATCAGCTTTCAGTCCCTACAAT GTGATGCTGTGGGTGGTGGCGTCGTTGCTGACACTAGTGGAAGACGTGTTttcagaggaggaaaagaaagaggctCAGTCAGACCTCCTGCGTGTCCTCAGGCAGccctccttgtctcctgctgAGGATCTGGAACAGGACAGTCGGGTGCACACACCCTGGCCTAAAGCCCTCG AGGAGTGGTCACTGATGCAGGAAGAGGGAATCCAGCAGAGCAGATGGCAGCGCTCCCCTCGCGACCCAAACTCGCCCCGAACGTCACGGAGGAATCGCAAGAAGACCAAGAGCAGTCACGACTGTCACCTGGAGAGGAAGCAGATGCGGGTGCGGGATCTCGGTCTTGGCTATGACTCGGACGAAATAGTCCTCTTTAAGTATTGCGTTGGGACATGCCACAGCGCCCGCAAGAACTACGACTTGGCCCTGAAGTCTATGATGGACAATGGGAGCATCTCCGGCAAGAAAGTCAGTGGTCACCCTTGCTGTCGGCCCACCCGTTACGCGACCGTGTCCTTCATGGACACCCAGACTACCTGGCAGACAATTAAGTGGCTCTCTGCGGCCAACTGCAGCTGTGTGGGCTGA
- the rad54l gene encoding DNA repair and recombination protein RAD54-like yields the protein MRRSLAPSQVAKRKQPGDSCEDDDWTCRTEKKRNGDNKKLESPISPFRKPLTQLNKPSPCLDGDKHEAFIRSILSKPFKIPIPNYTGSLGIRALGLKRAGVRKALHDPFAEDALVLYEPPTLSAHDLIKAEKEKLPVHVVVDPVLGKVLRPHQREGVKFLWDCVMGRRISDSYGCIMADEMGLGKTLQCIALMWTLLRQSPDVKPEIDKVIVVSPSSLVRNWYNEVGKWLGGRVTPVAIDGGSKDEIDRQLVNFMSQHGLRIPTPILIISYETFRLHAGVLHKGTVGLVICDEGHRLKNSDNQTYQALNAMSAKRRVLISGTPIQNDLLEYFSLVHFVNAGILGTAQEFKKRFELPILKGRDADASGKDRETGEGKLKELISIVNRCLIRRTSDILSKYLPVKIEHVVCCRLTPLQSALYKHFLRQAKPIETLQEGKTNVSSLSSITSLKKLCNHPALIYEKCVENAEGFEGALDLFPPGYCTKALEPQLSGKMLVLDYILAMTRTTSSDKVVLVSNYTQTLDLFEKLCRSRRYLYGRLDGTMSIKKRAKIVERFNSPSSPEFIFMLSSKAGGCGLNLIGANRLVMFDPDWNPANDEQAMARVWRDGQKKTCYIYRLLSTGTIEEKILQRQAHKKALSSCVVDEEQDVERHFSLGELRELFTLNEETTSDTHDRFRCRRCVNGREVRPPTDDSDCTSNLSQWNHCFDKKGLRDQVLKASWDAAVSFVFHQRSHEDQKGVV from the exons ATG AGAAGGAGTCTTGCACCCAGTCAGGTGGCCAAACGGAAGCAACCAGGGGATTCCTGTGAGGATGATGACTGGACATGTAGAACC gagaaaaaaagaaacggtgATAATAAGAAGCTAGAGAGCCCCATTTCTCCCTTCAGAAAGCCTCTGACACAGCTGAACAAGCCGTCCCCTTGTCTGGATGGTGACAAACAT GAGGCGTTTATTCGCAGTATCCTCTCCAAGCCATTTAAAATCCCCATTCCTAATTACACAG GCTCACTGGGAATCAGGGCACTCGGCCTGAAGCGTGCAGGTGTGAGGAAAGCGCTTCACGATCCCTTCGCAGAAGACGCTCTGGTCCTTTATGAGCCCCCGACTCTGAGCGCTCACGACCTGATCAAAGCTGAAAA AGAAAAACTACCAGTCCATGTTGTTGTGGATCCAGTTTTAGGAAAAGTGCTCAGACCCCATCAGAGAGAG GGGGTGAAGTTCCTGTGGGACTGTGTGATGGGAAGACGCATCTCCGATTCGTACGGCTGCATCATGGCCGATGAGATGGGCCTGGGGAAGACCTTACAGTGCATCGCCCTCATGTGGACTCTGCTGCGCCAAAGCCCGGACGTTAAGCCGGAGATAGACAAGGTCATTGTGGTTTCCCCTTCCAGTCTGGTTCGCAACTGGTACAATGAAGTAGGAAAGTGGCTGGGAGGACGCGTGACACCAGTGGCCATTGACGGAGGTTCAAAGGATGAGATCGACAGACAACTAG TGAACTTCATGTCTCAGCACGGTTTGAGAATACCAACCCCGATCCTGATCATTTCATATGAGACATTTCGACTGCACGCCGGGGTTCTGCACAAGGGCACGGTCGGATTGGTCATCTGTGACGAG GGCCATCGGCTGAAGAACTCTGACAACCAGACGTACCAGGCCCTAAATGCCATGAGTGCCAAGAGGAGAGTGCTGATATCGGGAACGCCCATCCAGAACGACCTGCTGGAGTACTTCAGCCTGGTCCACTTTGTTAATGCTGGGATCCTTG GTACAGCCCAGGAGTTTAAGAAGCGGTTTGAGCTTCCCATCCTCAAAGGTCGAGATGCAGATGCTAGtggtaaagacagagagacgggagagggaAAACTCAAGGAGCTGATCAGCATCGTCAACAG GTGCTTGATAAGGAGAACATCAGATATCTTGTCAAAATATCTTCCTGTGAAAATCGAGCATGTCGTGTGTTGCAG GTTGACTCCTCTGCAGTCGGCGCTCTATAAGCACTTCCTGCGGCAGGCGAAACCCATCGAGACGTTACAAGAGGGAAAAACGAatgtctcctccctgtcctccatcacatcacTCAAGAAACTGTGCAATC ACCCGGCTCTCATCTATGAGAAGTGTGTGGAGAATGCAGAGGGCTTTGAGGGGGCGCTGGATCTGTTCCCACCCGGTTACTGCACTAAGGCTTTGGAGCCTCAGCTCTCTG GGAAAATGCTGGTTCTTGACTACATTCTGGCGATGACAAGGACGACATCTAGTGACAAGGTGGTGCTTGTCTCCAACTACACTCAAACACTGGACCTCTTTGAAAAGCTTTGCAGATCTAGAAG ATACCTCTATGGTCGTCTGGATGGCACAATGTCCATTAAGAAAAGAGCCAAGATTGTAGAAAGATTCAACAGTCCATCT AGTCCAGAGTTCATCTTCATGCTGAGCAGCAAGGCTGGTGGATGTGGCCTGAATCTGATCGGTGCTAATCGCCTCGTCATGTTTGATCCGGACTGGAACCCGGCCAATGACGAGCAGGCGATGGCGCGTGTGTGGAGAGACGGCCAGAAGAAGACCTGCTACATCTACAGGCTGCTCTCT ACCGGGACGATCGAGGAGAAGATCCTCCAGCGGCAGGCCCACAAGAAAGCCCTGAGCAGCTGTGTGGTGGACGAGGAGCAGGACGTGGAGCGCCACTTCTCCCTCGGAGAACTCCGGGAACTCTTCACCCTCAACGAGGAGACCACCAGCGACACGCATGACCG GTTTCGCTGTCGCCGCTGTGTGAACGGCAGGGAGGTCCGGCCTCCTACAGACGACTCTGACTGCACCAGCAATCTCTCCCAGTGGAACCACTGCTTCGACAAGAAGGGTCTGAGGGACCAAGTGCTGAAAGCCTCCTGGGACGCTGCCGTCTCCTTTGTCTTCCACCAGCGCTCGCACGAGGACCAGAAGGGTGTCGTGTAG